The Ornithorhynchus anatinus isolate Pmale09 chromosome 16, mOrnAna1.pri.v4, whole genome shotgun sequence genome contains the following window.
TTCATGGTCCTGGCCTGGCTTGAATAGAGGGGGGACATACTGGAAGTGTGCTAGTATCCCCCAAGCAAATGAGAGCAAAAAAGAGCCCAAGATCTAATAATCAGTCTTACAACTGATCAATTTACATTTATTgaccctttactgtgtgcagagcactgtcctaaatgcttgggagagtaaagttagATGACATGATCCCAGGCCGCAGGGAGCTTACAAACAAGCTAACAATGCATTTGTCTGATTTTGATTTGTAGTGATTTTTAATTCCAGCGTGGCATTTTCTGGTCTTTTCAGGGAAGGTTTCTCTGAAGTCCTGAAAAGGTGAATCACCCCTAGGCTTCCACTGCCTCTGAAACCAACAGTTTTCCAATAGTTCaatttatcaatggcatttattgagtgcttactgtgtgcagagcacagtactgagcacttgagaaagtaggaaagtagcatgacctaatggaaagagcacgggcctgaaagtcagaagaccggcttcccagctccaccacttttacctgctgggtgaccctggggagatgacttaacctctctgtgcctctcagttccctcatctgcaaaatggggattcagtgcctgttctccctcctacttagaacgtgagcccatatggaacctggttatcttgtatctatcccagtgttcgtTCTGTACTGCATCAGTTTGAGATGGAAAACTAGGCAtttctgaagagagggagaagagagaatacTGAGATAATGAACTGCAGAACATTTTCACAATTCCTGAAGAGCCTGATAGTTCAGCATCTGCCATACAGTAGCAAGACACTGAAATGGGATATGTGAAATTCTATCTTTTAActcttaatgacatttgttaagcacacaccatatgccaagcactgcagtctctgtcccacatggggctcagtctaagtaggagttcaTTTCCTCAATTGTCGGATGAgaaaacaggtccagagaagggaagcgacttgcccaaggtcacacagcagacaagtggcggaggtgggattagaacctgggtccttctgaatctcagactcatgctctatcaactaggccaagctgcttcccttctctgggtgtTTTATCCTAGCCCTCAGAGGACGTAACTCTGGATCCGTCAGGGGAGGTACGGAAGTTATGGAGTGGACAGCCGCAGACCCTCAAGGCCTTTCTCAGTGGTAGTCTCTCTGGGGTTAACATCAAGATCGAAATGAACAAAAGGAGAAACTTCAAGTACAGCATGCTACCCGTCACAATTAGCTAAGATGAAAATGACAAGAGGATCTTTCAGTTTCCTTTGTGTCTCCGCAGGAAGGTGCGAAACAGTCATTCTGACACTTCTCCTGGAAGGAGCAACCAGCAGGAGCCTCAGCGTAGATGGAAGCTGATTTCCTTTGGTCTCTTGCGGCAAAGAGAAAAAGCGCTCAAACAGCTCCCGAACAGTATGGAAGACCGTTCCTCCGCCCTTAGCTCAATGCAGGATGTTAAAATCCCTTTTAAAGTGTCACTCCCTGGGGCCAAAAGGGTTTTAGATTTGCCAGAGAGATTTCCCCAGCAAGAGGCTCCCAAAAAGCCATGTCCGAATCGGTTGAATGGTGTCCCCCGTCCCGCTGAGAAACTGCCGCCGGTTCCCCTAGAATTGTTCCTCTCTGGAAACTCCTCTGATTGTTCAGATGACCTGGGGCCTAAGGAGGCCGtcaccccctctcttctgcccaaaGGCCCTGTCTCAGTCCCTTCTCGGGGTACATTTGAACAGGATGAAGATGGGCTAGACGACACCCTCTTGGACCTCCCCGATGGCGAAGAGGATGACGACCCCTTCAGTTACACCGAGGAAGAGATCCAGGAACTCCTGAAGGACGACCACTCCCAAGACAAGCAGTCCTTCCCCAGAGAAGGATTGGGAAACGATGTCGATGGCCTGGttgtgggggcagagaggaacaGTTGCTCTGAGCTACCTCACCACGCCCCAGGCCTAAATTGGAGCTCAGCAGCACGGCAGGCCATCCCCTTCAGGCTACCTCCGATCACTAGCCCAGATGGTCAGAAGCCGATTCCCATCAAACCGTTGAACCGACCCTTGAGACCAGAAAGGGCTCTTTGGAAAAGGACCGTAGTCCCAGCCCTGAATCCAGCAGCTCGTGAGGACCGTCTTGACGGAGGTGGGCCCAGGGATCCCTGCAGTAGCTTAAAATGCTTGGGATGGGCCAGcccagaagaggaagaagacaaaGAGACTTTCCAAGGGAGAAAAGCTGATCAGGACCTAAGTAAAATTCCACTCAGGTattacaataatagtgataatgggggtatttgttaagggcttactatgtgccaggctctgtgctaagtgctggggtagatacaaggtaactgggttggacacagtccctcttctacTTGAAGGTATAGAGGGATCAGCTCAAAATAATACTAAGTGCCTACTAAAGTGCTATTACTATGTTGCACCGGAGAATTtagggataatcagatcagactcagtccccatcttttttttttatggtatttgttaagtgcttactatgttctaggcaccgtagatacaaaataatcagggtggacacagtccctttgccacataggactcacagtcttttcattcagtcctatttattgagcacttcctgtgtgcagaacactgtactaagcgcttgtgagagtacaatataacaataaacagatacattccctacccactccaggcttatagtcttaatcctcattttacagatgaggtaactgagtcacagagaagagaagtgacttggccagggtcacacagcagacaagcgtcagagctaggattagaaatcaggtccttctgactcccagatctgtgctctatccactaggccatgctgcttctcatggggctacatggggctcacagtttaagaggcaaggagagcaggaatcttaaccccattttacataggaaaaAGCTGAGTTCCAGagcagttaaatgccttgccACACGAGGCCAGTAGCAGAGGTGGGCTTAGAActggggtctcctgactcaccACCCGGTGCTCGGTTCATGCTGCCTTTCTGCCCTAAATTTGGAAGACCCTTCGGGGCCTGCCCCTCCAGCAGCTGAGTCGTAGCACCGTTCCCAGTGGAGGAGAACCGCCTCAGCTCGGGGCCCAGTCTCCAGGAAATCCCTCTTGTCTTTCTGACTGTAGCCTTCAACAGATCGGCTTGGACGCGGTTACTCTGAATGGCAAGGAAATGGCTCCCTCGTGCTCTCAGACCTCAGAGCGGGTGAGGAGTGCACTGAAATCCAAACGCCCCAGTTCAGCCGCGGTGAGACCATCTTTAAGCAGCGGCATCAGCCATGAGGCCGAGGGGACGACAAGGTTCGCGGCAGGCCTGGCTTCATCGTTCAGAGTAAGTTCATGCCGCCAATCTTTAGTCACTTCGGGGCCAGTCTGCTTActaacttccttttttttttcaattttaatggtatttgttaagcccttactatattccagacactaccgagcgctgggttagacactagctaatcagaatggacccaatcaatgtccaatgtggggctcgcaatcttaatccgcattttccaattgaggtaactgaggcacagagaagtgaagtgacttctgagCGGACACTTTTGGAGGCGCTGCCATGCAGCCATGGTGTCTTGTGTTTGCACGATGTTTGGCAACCCTCTGGGGATACACTGAAGCTTCCCCAGCCCTAAAATATGGGGAAAGCCCAGGGCTGGGGGTATCCAAACCCAGTGACAAGGCATGGCACTTGAGGTCTGCCCAGAGCCTGGGAAAGCCCCTAGGAGGCTGAAGCCACCTGTCCTGAATGAGGCTGCAAAGAATGAGTTTTCCTTTGCTCGGATCTAATGCACCTTTTCCCTCATGTTTCTCCatgttccccccaccctcaatttTCTCTTCTATGATGAAAGCCGGTTGTCCTACACAATGTTTCTGGGGAGGAGAGGACCGGTGAAAGAAGACTGGGCAGAATCATTCCAGTTCCCCAACCCAAAGTGAGGTAGCTTCCCCGGGGAACCCTATAGCGACCCCCACCCCTACCAAATGTCTCTAAGCAGCATGTTCCCCCCTTGTTTTCCTGCCATCTGTGGatgtccttttctcctcttcattcCTGTTTTAGGTAGGCTGACCACACACCTCAAATTAGCCAAGGCAATTCTGGATTTTGAAGGTTGCCTCGGGTCATTTGACAAATACAACTGTCCCAGTTTAGCAGCTGTTCAGACTGAAATGGGTAGCCAACCCTGCCCCAACGCTCACCTGCTAGTTCCTTCCAAGGGCCTGAAATTCTGTGCCCAGAATGGAGGATGCCCTTGTCTTTGCCCAGTTTAGGTTCTGTGGCATTTTGGAACTTGGGAGTGCTCTCCCAGAAGGTACCGGCACTTTGTGCCCcacacttccctgggtctctgccctctgttccctgagaggaaaggggaagacagaccaacTTGGAATTATGGCCCAGTTATCGACAAAAACAATCTGGTCGGCCTAGTTGTAAGAGATCTGGCTCAGTgagagagttggggaaggggTCGTTTAAGGATAgcaatactatttattcattcattaagttgtatttattgagtgcctactgtgtactatgcacttgggagagtgcaatagaacaataaacacattctctgtgcacaacgagcttacggtctagagactggCGCGCTCAACACCTGCCCAAGATGGATCAGAGCATCTATAAAGCTGTAGGGAGTTGTTTTTCGGATAGACCTGGACCTTGCTGTTTATTGAATTTGAAATTTGGCCTTTAGAAAAGTCCGAATTTGACCCTCACCCGGCTTGGTTTCCTTCTTACCGTCCATACCCTGGATGGCCAGGAGATGGCAGTGTCAGCACAGGTGCTCCTCTGGAGCCGCTTAAAGtggggaatcatcatcatcataataataatggcctttctttaagcgcttactatgtgcaaagcactgttcgaagcgctggggaggaaacaaggtgatcaggttgtcccacgtggggctcacagtcttcatccccatttgacagatgggggaactgaggcccagagaagttaagtgacttggccaaagtcacacagctggcaagtggccgagtcaggacttgaacccatgacctctgacttccaagcccgtgctctttccactgacccacgctgcttctcttaacgctGTTCAGCTTTAAGCTGTTCAGATTGGAGACACCTGATTGTCCCCTCTGCATCTTATAATTCTAGGGATAATGAAAGGATCTCTGTGCAGAAGCAACCCCAGGACCAAATGTCCTCCCTTGGGAGAAGTTGGGCATATTTTAAGGACGAGGTGCTTTCTTAAAGTGGGTTCCAAATTGCATCCTTGTATCCCTCTttgccctgtctctccctcccagttCAGGAGTAATGGACAACCCCAGATTTTACATTTATGGAGAGACCTAGTTTGTTTGGCCCCCGGACTGGTCTTAAAAACACCAAATAAACATCCTGTTTCCAACtgactccccctccttttccctactTGCTTTGGAatgtcctctcagctgcctcttatTTTCTCTTCAAATGCCAAGCCCTGGGAATATGGGGGAGTAAAGTGTTCCTCAGTGTGGTTTTCTGCCAGTGGATCCTAAAACTGTGACCACGGGTGATCATTGGCATCACCAGGTCTGCAGGGAGCAAatataaaaaggctttgaaaaacATCCACGGACTCCACGGTTCCTCATAGCCCTAATGCGGTCACCTCACGGACTAGCCAATGCCAAGGAGACTGGCTCTGAGCTGCCGCCCGGCACGGCAAGCCAAACAACAAGAGGTTAATCCTGGGTGATCTGGTAATCTGGGGAGTACAGCCGTTTGGGCCAGAAGCCACTCACTTGACTACTgcttggggcgggggcggggtagCTCTGAGACTTTAAACCAACCCCTAGGGGGttagggaggcagggggataagGCAGAGGCCTCGAAAACCTGAAAGACTCCCAGCTAGTCTGACGGAGGGCCATCAGCTGGCCTAACCAGGATGAAGTCTGAGGTGGGACGAGTGGTCCGTGGCCTCCAATCCACCCATGACATTTCTTGAGTGTTATACTGTttatagagcacagtactaagcggttGAGAAGGTACAGTACGGATGAGttgatggacacggtccctgcccacaaggagcttacattttagtctCTCTAGATCCCTCCTAGTCCTGGCTAATGTTTGCTTGAGTCTGAAAGTGAGACAGATTTGAGTCACAAAAAGTAATTTTCCTCCAGAAAATAGCACTCAAATAAAAACTGGCCTGACCCCACGGTGGAGTGGCCTCTCTGTCTGGATTCTTTTCTTTTTGAGGCACTGTTTAGATGAAATAAcatcattttcctttcctgaTTTATTTCTTTAAGGGTTAAGAGTCAAGCAGGTGCACTAGATGATGAGAAAACCAAGAAGAGGTTATGTCTTCAGGGTGTCTCAACTAACATGCCCAAGTCAGAGGCTCCTAGCCAAGGTACCagtgggctgggtgggggaggctTTTGAAGAGCTTTTCGAGTAAGTAAAGGAGGGCCCTGGATGGGGTCaagttcgcccccccccccaagccggaTAGGGCCGGTTTGGATGTCCCTCTGTGCCCCCATTTAGAATGTTTTAGTCCTGAGTCGTTGCGTCTCCCCCTACGCCATTTGCTATTCACCTCATCTCCACCCCCACActtcatatccttatgctctgctcctttcccaatatgtaatttattttagtgtctacctccccagctagattgtaagctcctttttatccaaatagtatttgttaagcactgcacttagcgctggggtagatacaagctaatcaggttggacacattccacatcccaaatggggctcacagttttaatccccattttacagatgagggaactgaagcccagaaaagcaaagtgatttaagggattgtctctatctgttgccgaattgtacattccaagcgcttagtatagtgctctgcacatagtaagcgctcaataaatactattgaatgaatcacttgcctaaggtcacccaacagacaaatggcagagccttgattagaacccagctggcccatgctctatccactgggcaacgctgcttctctagggcaggCCTGagggcagtgatttttttttactaactctgttgcatcgtactctcccaggcacttagcacagtgctctgcacccaagcgaGGGGTCAGCAAACCCcctggattgagtgattgattggctggctAGGATCCTGCCCCGACCAGATAGGATTGACTCCACGGCCATGCTTGGGCACACCCATGCACAATTAGTCGCTCGCTTCTGACTCCTAGCAGCCCCTGGGTGCAGCACCGCCTGGGCCACAGGGCCACTGCCTCCTGGAAAGGCGCCCTGGGCCACTTCCACTTCATCCTCGGGTCACCTCCAACTTGGACCAGCTCCAGTCTGGCCTTGGACGCTGTGATCCAGAGCCCTGGGACGGGTCGGATTTTTGGCTCCCCACAGAGCTGTCCAGTAACGCTCACTCCACGGGGTCTTCCTCAGTCTGAGCTCTCTGGCTTCTGGGGCggctccactgagccactatccAGAGGGTAATCCCAGGCATGCCACTGGCTGGTTCTTCAGTCAGCATCGCGTGGATGTAAGAATCTTGTTGCTCCGCGATCCACCGTGTTGTTGATGAATGTAAACCTGCTGTTCGGTGCGGGGTTTATGTGTAAAATATGTACTAGACGTGGGCGGCTTGAAAGCTCCTTGCTGAAGTGCTCAGGGGGCCGAGTGGTGCTTGGTGAGAGaccgtttcctcttctgtttgGCCCGCGGCGTTTAAAGCCCAAGCCGGATATTGCcaattttttctttctgcttGGCACCTGGGCCGAAGCTCTCGAAAAGCTGTGAAGACTTTCCAGGCTCTTCAGACTGGGCCTTTTTGTCCAATTCATTAGAAGCCATTACAAatcgaggtggggtggggagggggagggct
Protein-coding sequences here:
- the LOC100680849 gene encoding S100P-binding protein isoform X1, which encodes MEDRSSALSSMQDVKIPFKVSLPGAKRVLDLPERFPQQEAPKKPCPNRLNGVPRPAEKLPPVPLELFLSGNSSDCSDDLGPKEAVTPSLLPKGPVSVPSRGTFEQDEDGLDDTLLDLPDGEEDDDPFSYTEEEIQELLKDDHSQDKQSFPREGLGNDVDGLVVGAERNSCSELPHHAPGLNWSSAARQAIPFRLPPITSPDGQKPIPIKPLNRPLRPERALWKRTVVPALNPAAREDRLDGGGPRDPCSSLKCLGWASPEEEEDKETFQGRKADQDLSKIPLSLQQIGLDAVTLNGKEMAPSCSQTSERVRSALKSKRPSSAAVRPSLSSGISHEAEGTTRFAAGLASSFRPVVLHNVSGEERTGERRLGRIIPVPQPKVRVKSQAGALDDEKTKKRLCLQGVSTNMPKSEAPSQG
- the LOC100680849 gene encoding S100P-binding protein isoform X3 — its product is MEDRSSALSSMQDVKIPFKVSLPGAKRVLDLPERFPQQEAPKKPCPNRLNGVPRPAEKLPPVPLELFLSGNSSDCSDDLGPKEAVTPSLLPKGPVSVPSRGTFEQDEDGLDDTLLDLPDGEEDDDPFSYTEEEIQELLKDDHSQDKQSFPREGLGNDVDGLVVGAERNSCSELPHHAPGLNWSSAARQAIPFRLPPITSPDGQKPIPIKPLNRPLRPERALWKRTVVPALNPAAREDRLDGGGPRDPCSSLKCLGWASPEEEEDKETFQGRKADQDLSKIPLSLQQIGLDAVTLNGKEMAPSCSQTSERVRSALKSKRPSSAAVRPSLSSGISHEAEGTTRFAAGLASSFRPVVLHNVSGEERTGERRLGRIIPVPQPKG
- the LOC100680849 gene encoding S100P-binding protein isoform X2, giving the protein MEDRSSALSSMQDVKIPFKVSLPGAKRVLDLPERFPQQEAPKKPCPNRLNGVPRPAEKLPPVPLELFLSGNSSDCSDDLGPKEAVTPSLLPKGPVSVPSRGTFEQDEDGLDDTLLDLPDGEEDDDPFSYTEEEIQELLKDDHSQDKQSFPREGLGNDVDGLVVGAERNSCSELPHHAPGLNWSSAARQAIPFRLPPITSPDGQKPIPIKPLNRPLRPERALWKRTVVPALNPAAREDRLDGGGPRDPCSSLKCLGWASPEEEEDKETFQGRKADQDLSKIPLSLQQIGLDAVTLNGKEMAPSCSQTSERVRSALKSKRPSSAAVRPSLSSGISHEAEGTTRFAAGLASSFRVKRISNENIGDLPGFRSPWKKPSKTGKRTRPHQERF